One window of Amaranthus tricolor cultivar Red isolate AtriRed21 chromosome 13, ASM2621246v1, whole genome shotgun sequence genomic DNA carries:
- the LOC130798247 gene encoding 60S ribosomal protein L4-1-like, which translates to MSSTTAAARPLVTIQTLESDMATDASTTVALPDTMKAPLRPDIVTFVHSQMSNNSRQPYAVSKKAGHQTSAESWGTGRAVSRIPRVPGGGTHRAGQGAFGNMCRGGRMFAPTKIWRKWHRAINVNQKRYAVVSAIAATAIPSLVLARGHKIESVPELPLVVSDTIESVEKTSSALKVLKSIGALDDVEKAKKSIAIRAGKGKMRNRRYISRKGPLLVYATEGSKLVKAFRNIPGVEICHVDRLNLLKLAPGGHLGRFVIWSKSAFEMLDSIYGCFDKVSEMKRKYVLPRPKMLNGDLARIINSDEIQSVVKPIKKDVSRAPLKKNPLKNLNVMLKLNPYAKTARRMALLAENERVAAKENKLQKKRKVLSKEERAKIKASGRAFYQTMISDSDYTEFENFSKWLGASQ; encoded by the exons TCCCCTACGTCCTGACATCGTTACTTTCGTTCACTCCCAGATGAGCAACAATTCCCGTCAACCTTACGCCGTTTCCAAGAAAGCTGGTCATCAAACATCTGCTGAATCATGGGGAACAGGACGTGCAGTTTCTCGTATCCCCCGTGTTCCCGGTGGTGGTACTCACCGTGCTGGTCAGGGAGCTTTCGGTAACATGTGTCGTGGTGGGCGTATGTTTGCTCCTACTAAGATCTGGAGAAAATGGCACCGTGCTATTAATGTCAATCAAAAACGATACGCTGTCGTTTCTGCCATTGCTGCTACTGCTATTCCTTCCCTTGTTCTTGCAAGGGGTCATAAGATTGAGTCTGTTCCTGAACTTCCTCTTGTTGTTTCCGACACTATTGAAAGTGTTGAGAAGACATCATCTGCTTTGAAGGTTTTGAAATCAATAGGCGCTTTGGATGATGTTGAAAAGGCGAAGAAATCGATCGCGATCCGTGCAGGGAAAGGAAAGATGAGGAATAGGAGGTACATTTCCAGGAAAGGACCATTGCTTGTTTACGCAACTGAAGGTTCTAAGTTGGTGAAGGCCTTTAGAAATATCCCTGGCGTGGAAATCTGTCATGTGGATAGGTTGAACTTGCTGAAGCTTGCTCCAGGAGGTCATTTGGGTAGATTTGTGATTTGGAGTAAGAGTGCGTTTGAGATGCTTGATTCCATTTACGGGTGCTTCGATAAGGTTTCTGAGATGAAGCGGAAGTATGTTTTGCCGAGGCCTAAAATGTTGAATGGGGATCTTGCTAGGATTATCAACTCTGATGAAATTCAGTCTGTTGTTAAGCCTATTAAGAAGGATGTTTCAAGGGCTCCATTAAAGAAGAATCCATTGAAGAATCTCAATGTTATGTTGAAGTTGAACCCGTATGCCAAGACCGCAAGGAGGATGGCTTTGTTGGCTGAAAATGAAAGAGTTGCTGCTAAGGAGAACAAGCTTCAAAAGAAGAGGAAGGTTCTTTCTAAG GAGGAGCGTGCTAAAATCAAGGCTTCTGGACGTGCTTTCTACCAGACTATGATCTCAGATTCCGACTACACAGAGTTTGAGAACTTCTCAAAATGGCTCGGTGCTTCCCAGTAA